From the Acinetobacter wanghuae genome, one window contains:
- a CDS encoding GGDEF domain-containing protein: MKNPQKTVSLIRLFNQAQLKVAFTITLLTCLIFLGCACYILKTLITHNIQQQIEWALSSSNKPTNNQDYSQTLKPVIEHDFALSIIQYDPSHQLINIQTTTTPPQSFENMVNFVFFKDGIHIDLYDAKPAVSLEVQLRSKNYLFYYWLLLSSFIVTLTFIPIFLFFYLYKTRKFLEANTKPLIHGIHTFTQTEKWQRAPFTYIREFQIFNTTFNTLIEKFESTKQNLNEHNDQLNYQAHHDVLTQIPNRHYFQQFINRELNQNLNHYLVLLYIDNNKFKAINDTYGHQMGDAVLIETTQRLKRNLPKDAFIARLGGDEFAVVLKTVKDTQQLKNFCQKLIESCYEPLVVDDQPIYFTFSIGASYAYHAKNLDELLHQADEAMYQAKASGRHWAIFNPQYFEDHLF; encoded by the coding sequence ATGAAGAATCCGCAAAAAACAGTGTCTCTTATAAGACTTTTTAATCAAGCACAACTCAAGGTGGCATTCACGATCACCCTGTTAACCTGTCTCATTTTTTTAGGGTGTGCCTGCTATATCTTAAAAACGCTAATCACCCACAATATTCAACAACAAATTGAATGGGCTTTATCCTCAAGCAACAAACCAACAAATAACCAAGATTATAGCCAAACGTTAAAACCTGTCATTGAACATGACTTTGCGCTTTCTATTATTCAGTACGATCCATCACATCAACTTATCAATATCCAAACCACAACCACCCCACCCCAGTCTTTTGAGAACATGGTGAATTTCGTATTTTTTAAAGATGGGATTCATATCGATCTTTATGATGCGAAACCCGCTGTTTCACTTGAAGTTCAATTACGCAGTAAAAATTATTTATTTTATTACTGGCTTTTACTTAGCAGTTTTATAGTGACGCTCACTTTTATTCCTATTTTTTTATTTTTCTATCTTTATAAAACTCGAAAATTTCTTGAAGCCAACACCAAACCCCTCATTCATGGCATTCACACCTTTACTCAGACCGAAAAATGGCAACGCGCACCTTTCACTTATATTCGTGAGTTTCAAATTTTTAATACAACCTTCAACACTTTGATCGAAAAATTTGAAAGCACCAAACAAAATCTAAATGAACATAACGATCAACTCAATTATCAAGCACATCACGATGTTTTGACCCAAATCCCTAATCGACATTATTTTCAACAATTCATTAATCGGGAACTCAATCAAAATCTGAATCACTACTTGGTTTTGCTATATATCGATAACAATAAGTTTAAAGCCATTAATGATACTTATGGACATCAAATGGGGGATGCAGTCCTCATTGAAACCACACAGCGTTTAAAAAGAAATTTACCAAAAGATGCATTTATTGCGCGCCTAGGCGGAGATGAATTTGCCGTAGTGCTTAAAACAGTGAAAGATACCCAACAACTCAAAAATTTCTGTCAAAAACTGATAGAAAGCTGCTACGAACCTTTAGTGGTTGATGATCAGCCTATTTATTTTACTTTTAGTATTGGCGCAAGCTACGCCTATCATGCGAAAAATTTAGATGAGCTACTACACCAAGCAGATGAAGCCATGTATCAAGCAAAAGCATCGGGTAGGCATTGGGCGATTTTCAATCCGCAATATTTTGAAGATCACTTGTTTTAA